TACCCCCATCGGAGGTGACATTCCACGTGAGATAGGCAATTTGGTCAATCTGAAAGTAATGGACCTTCAGGTTAATATGCTAACAGGCGAAGTACCTCGAGAGGTTGTTAATATCTCTTCGCTCCAAGTGCTCGCTTTGACGGACAATTCACTCTCTGGAAGCCTTCCCTCAGATAGTGATCGCCTTCCGAATTTGGAAGAACTCTATCAAGGCCAAAATAGCTTTGGTGGCAACATACCGCAGTCTTTCTCGAATCTTTCGAACCTAATCATTTTCGATGTCGGGTTCAATCAACTCAGCGGTCCACTACCCTTGAGTTTGGGCAAGTTGAAGAATCTCAGATACTTCATGGTTGACTCAAATCGGCTAACAGGAGAGACTTATGGTGCGGAGCTCGGTTTTCTCTCTGCTTTATCTAATTGCCAATCGCTGCAAATGTTGGTTCTGGCACGAAACCCGCTTGGTGGCTCCATACCAGCATCTATCAAAAACTTCTCCAGTTCCCTACGTATGATGTCCGCTCCCAATTGTCAAATAAGAGGTTGCATTCCCAAGGAAATGGGTTTCTTGAAGAGCTTGACTTACCTAGACTTGAGCGATAACGATCTGGATGGCAACCTCCCATCGTCAATCGGAGGACTAGAACGCTTGCAGAGGCTGTATCTTGATAACAACCGTCTTGAAGGACCGATCCTCGATGAGATAtgcaacttgacaagtttaggAGAGTTAACGCTCCGGCAGAATAGGATATCGGGATCCATTCCAAATTGCATTGGAAACCTGAGCAGCCTTCAAAAGTTTCTCGTAAGTTCGAATAACATGACATCGGTTATACCGGTTAGCCTTTGGAGCCTTCAAGAACTTATCTTCCTCAATCTGTCACTCAATTCTTTCCATGGAGGACTACCActtgaaatgggaaaaatgaCAGCTATAGAGAGCATCGATCTTTCTTGGAACCGGCTTACTGGTGCCATACCGAATTCCATCCAGGAGTTGAAGAGCCTCGCCTGTCTCAACTTGTCAAGGAACTCGTTTCGAGGATCAATACCGCAATCCATTGGCGACCTTAAAGGATTGGATTtcctcgatctctcctacaatgAGTTATCCGGCACGATACCTGAGTCCACGGAAGGACTAAAATTTCTGCAAAACTTGAATGTGTCCTTTAATAATCTATCGGGAGAGATTCCTACCGGTGGACCGTTTAGAAAATTTTCGGCTCTCTCCTTCATCGGGAATCAAGCACTTTGTGGAAATGCGATCTTTCATGTCCCACCTTGCAAAGTAAAGGGAAAGAAGTCATCAAAGGAAGAGCGGCTCCGGTTACTCTACATCATGGTGCCAATTGTATCAGCTATACTTTTAGTCCTTGTTATTTGCTTGCTTAGAAAGCGTCGGAACACTAGGAAAGAAGTTCCTGTTTCAGTAGAAAATGTGCCCGGAATTGACCACCCGATGATATCATATCGGGAGCTTTGCTCTGCTACTAACAACTTCAGTGAAAGCAATTTGCTCGGAGCAGGAAGCTTTAGCTCTGTATACAAAGGGACTCTGGCCAATGGGACAGACATCGCGGTCAAAGTACTGAATCTCCATATCGAAGGGGCTGCGAAAAGTTTCGACACGGAATGTGAGGTCTTTCGCAAGGTCAGGCACCGGAATCTCGTCAAGGTGATTAGCACCTGCACGAACCCCGATTTGAGAGCTCCGGTGCTGCAATATGTGCCCCACGGGAGCTTGGAGAGGTGGCTTTACTCCAACAACTATGACTTGGATCTCCATCAGCGAGTGAAGATAATGGTCGACGTTGCAATGGGGATCGAATATCTCCACCATGGCCAACCGGAACCCATTGTGCACTGTGATCTAAAGCCTAGCAATGTTCTTCTAAACGAGGACCTGGTCGCCCAAGTCTGCGACTTTGGAATCGCGAAGATTTTGGCTGAGAACAAGCTTGAAACACAGACCCGAACTCTCGGCACGATTGGTTACCTTGCTCCAGGTACATTTGTCGAATTTTAACTAATTCAAGCTTGCGATTGCCGATATAATGGTATAGTATAATAGAAATATATTAACAATCGTATGCCTTTCGATCTTATTACTTATGTCTTGAAACGAAAAATATCAATTGCCGATATTCTTATTTCATACTCCATGATGCTTGCAGAGTATGGTCTGGAAGGAAAAGTCTCGACGAAAGGAGATGTTTACACCTTCGGAATATTGCTGTTGGCAGTGATTACTAAGAAGAAGCCAACCGATGAAATGTTCGATGCGGATATGAGCTTGAGGCGATGGGTAGGTGCAGCGATTCCAGGCAGAGTGCTTGACATCGCGGATCGCGAACTCCTTAGCAAGGAACATGAAGATCCGACGCTTTTGGAACTCGAGAGCATAGTCTTATCGATCCTAGAGTTGGGATTGGAATGTTCAAAGGACTTGCCTGAGGAAAGAATGGACATGGGAGCTGTCGTGGTTAAGCTCAACAAGATCAAGTTGTCACGTCCTTGACAAGAAAATAAGGTGAAGAGCAGTTCATGGAATTCGAACATGGTGTTGTCTTTGTTTCTGCATAGATATCTCATTTCGATGGCATTATGTATAGCCATCTGTAATAGAGTGCTTGATCTTCTTTCGAGCTTTCCGAGTCGGAGGAGCACTATTGTAAACACGACGAGGTTTTCCAGCTGTGAAATTTCTCCCGACCATGGCGTAACTCGTGCCTGACTTCGGGAAGAACAACACGTCGTCCTGGAGCTGGTTGATTTGCCAGTGCCGAACGTTGTCTGCCGCAATATCGTTTTCGTGTTAGGCCAGGCACAGCCCATGAGCCGTGTATGTCAGGCAGGGCATGGCCCAGGCCAACCCGGCCTGCATGCCTCTCCCTGGCTGTCACGTGCTTGGGCCTAATTTAACCCCTTTTCTGTTTTAAATATTTCCGTTGGTTTTTACCCAAAAACAACTGATTATTTGTTTTAATCCAAGAAagattgttttaatttttccatattacaattgcaaagaaaaatctaattaaaTCGATGACATGGAGACAGCGAACGCGTCCGAGGAAGCCTCGAgcaacatttttatttcaatataACATACATACACATATTTAATATATCAATTGAATTTACACTTAGGGCTGAGCATACGTGACGTTGCGTGACCAGCGCTGAGGCAAACATTACTATaaaatttctctaaaaaattatttttaattacttttttttttacactttggCTTTGGTCGGCgaggataaaaaataataataattaaaaatatttttttaaaattaaatatcattaaaaatatccatgtcagcaCCGGACATGCCACATTAGACAATTGGTGTCCATGTTattgattttcggccaaatttaatcagatggattaaattggtaccaatgtaaaaaggtttaaaactaaattgttccaattaaaagatttagcaaTAGGTTGAagactttttggtacttttcccaaaatgcGAGTGTATGCACTTGAAAATCCCATCTTTGAAAGAATGTAGTtgctcaaatttttatttacaaattATATGCACTCTAAGTCAAAATGCAATCTCACTAACCTACAtcctttatttttacttttatcaatGGAAGAGTTTGTGCCTTCTCTaagagagaagtgtcaaaaaagtcataaacctattgtattagtgccaattcagttctaaaccttttttttgtgccaatttagtcctaaaccttttgtaattgtgccaattaagccctaaaccttttgcaattgtgccaattaagtcctaaaccttttattggtgttaatttagtcctaaatcttatgTATtgttgcaaattcagtcctaaatcttttatatttatatcaattgagttaatccgatcAAGTTTGAcagaaaat
This genomic interval from Rhodamnia argentea isolate NSW1041297 chromosome 4, ASM2092103v1, whole genome shotgun sequence contains the following:
- the LOC125314667 gene encoding receptor kinase-like protein Xa21, whose amino-acid sequence is MEKLAFLDLLLAFLLMFQPAVCSSNFTDQDALLHFKSAIEVDPTNTIKRGNWTAEANFCEWIGIVCSKRRQRVVALDLSYMGLHGRFSPYLGNLSFMVSLDLRNNSFYGTIPTEIGRLRRLKELILQSNQFEGNIPPNLAQCRNLEVMSVVDNRLTGGIPREFGAFPKLQQLILSLNPLRGQIPSFLGNISTLQGIGLAKANLTGSIPPTLFNGSLTIVDFMSNDLSGSLPSDLCNRWPNIRRLLLSGNKFSGLLPETLTQCKELRVLALSVNRFQGSVPRDIDSLQKLQELYLSANNLTGTIPRTIGNMSSLHILYLGFTPIGGDIPREIGNLVNLKVMDLQVNMLTGEVPREVVNISSLQVLALTDNSLSGSLPSDSDRLPNLEELYQGQNSFGGNIPQSFSNLSNLIIFDVGFNQLSGPLPLSLGKLKNLRYFMVDSNRLTGETYGAELGFLSALSNCQSLQMLVLARNPLGGSIPASIKNFSSSLRMMSAPNCQIRGCIPKEMGFLKSLTYLDLSDNDLDGNLPSSIGGLERLQRLYLDNNRLEGPILDEICNLTSLGELTLRQNRISGSIPNCIGNLSSLQKFLVSSNNMTSVIPVSLWSLQELIFLNLSLNSFHGGLPLEMGKMTAIESIDLSWNRLTGAIPNSIQELKSLACLNLSRNSFRGSIPQSIGDLKGLDFLDLSYNELSGTIPESTEGLKFLQNLNVSFNNLSGEIPTGGPFRKFSALSFIGNQALCGNAIFHVPPCKVKGKKSSKEERLRLLYIMVPIVSAILLVLVICLLRKRRNTRKEVPVSVENVPGIDHPMISYRELCSATNNFSESNLLGAGSFSSVYKGTLANGTDIAVKVLNLHIEGAAKSFDTECEVFRKVRHRNLVKVISTCTNPDLRALVLQYVPHGSLERWLYSNNYNLDLHQRVKIMANVAMGIEYLHHGQPEPIVHCDLKPSNVLLNEDLVAQVCDFGIAKILAENKLETRTRTLGTIEYGLEGKVSTKGDVYSFGILLLEVITKKKPTDEMFDADMSLRRWVGAAIPGIVFDIVDRELLSTEHEDPTLLELESIILSILELGLECSKDLPEERMDMRAVVVKLNKIKLSLP